One Mesorhizobium shangrilense genomic window carries:
- a CDS encoding peroxidase-related enzyme, giving the protein MTGRITALDLGTVELSEATKAYFAKCEEKLGLVPNVLRAYAFDEKKLRAFTDMYNDLMLGESGLSKLEREMIAVAVSSINHCYYCLTAHGAAVRQLSGAPALGEMMVMNFRAADLSPRQTAMLEFAVKLTEEPAKIVEADRAALREAGFTDRDIWDIASTAAFFNMSNRVAAAIDMRPNDEYHAMAR; this is encoded by the coding sequence ATGACCGGCAGAATCACCGCGCTTGACCTCGGCACCGTCGAGCTCAGCGAAGCCACAAAAGCCTATTTCGCCAAATGCGAGGAGAAGCTCGGCCTCGTTCCAAATGTGCTGCGCGCCTATGCCTTCGACGAGAAGAAACTGCGCGCCTTCACCGACATGTACAACGACCTGATGCTGGGCGAATCCGGCCTGTCCAAACTGGAGCGCGAAATGATCGCGGTCGCCGTCTCCTCGATCAACCACTGTTACTATTGCCTAACCGCGCATGGCGCGGCGGTGCGTCAGCTGTCCGGGGCCCCGGCGCTCGGCGAGATGATGGTGATGAATTTCCGCGCCGCCGACCTTTCGCCCAGGCAGACCGCAATGCTCGAATTCGCCGTCAAGCTGACCGAAGAGCCGGCAAAGATCGTCGAGGCTGACCGGGCCGCGCTTCGCGAAGCCGGCTTCACCGATCGCGATATCTGGGACATCGCGTCGACCGCCGCCTTCTTCAACATGTCGAACCGGGTGGCAGCCGCCATAGATATGCGGCCGAACGACGAATACCACGCCATGGCGCGGTGA